One window from the genome of Streptomyces sp. WZ-12 encodes:
- a CDS encoding TetR/AcrR family transcriptional regulator, producing the protein MPSGEAGAPGAAAAAKRRRIIEAVWRIAAERGLHAASIREVAAEAGVSVRAVQYHFADKHRLLVDALRQLHEENERIARARIRFDPADPRALLRDVLDEFLPLDAQRAAALRVFAAYYARSLTDPALARVFLPGEHPLEELVASLLGMARDDGRLTPGLDLRLEADLLVAAAVGLGGDVLHGRRSLAQVRRALAYRLGTLFKEGA; encoded by the coding sequence GTGCCCAGCGGGGAGGCGGGCGCGCCCGGGGCCGCGGCGGCGGCGAAGCGGCGGCGGATCATCGAGGCGGTGTGGCGGATCGCGGCCGAGCGCGGACTGCACGCGGCGAGCATCCGGGAGGTGGCGGCGGAGGCCGGGGTGTCGGTGCGGGCGGTGCAGTACCACTTCGCGGACAAGCACCGGCTGTTGGTGGACGCGCTGCGGCAACTGCACGAGGAGAACGAGCGGATCGCGCGGGCCCGGATCCGCTTCGATCCGGCGGATCCGCGGGCGCTGCTGCGGGACGTGCTGGACGAGTTCCTGCCGCTGGACGCCCAACGGGCCGCGGCGCTGCGGGTGTTCGCGGCGTACTACGCGCGCAGCCTGACCGATCCGGCGCTGGCGCGGGTGTTCCTGCCCGGGGAGCATCCGCTGGAGGAGTTGGTGGCGTCGCTGCTCGGCATGGCGCGGGACGACGGGCGGCTGACGCCGGGGTTGGACCTGCGCCTGGAGGCCGATCTGCTGGTGGCCGCGGCGGTGGGGCTGGGCGGCGATGTGCTGCACGGGCGGCGGTCGTTGGCCCAGGTGCGGCGGGCGCTTGCGTACCGCCTGGGGACGCTCTTCAAGGAAGGGGCGTAG
- a CDS encoding acyltransferase family protein, giving the protein MTTVTAPPLQARPRKGATRRRPPGDIDGFRGLAALSTVAFHVWQQYSSYDAGGTHPPVDNPLLNAVLSLEVIDLFFVLSAFLLTLSYARAAIDGGSTRPARAFLFRRAIRILPLYVLAVLVVWATRNPTLPGNWQDLFEHLTFTHVFDQERIFYTLGPTWSLSLEVLFYFVLVGLGPLAVRACRRLRRRGSRVALCAAGCLLLFAAPLAWITVAHYALGVPHTDWVAYFGPQARFGGFAAGMGLAVALAALGDRARLTPRTALTLTALALAGLFGLSLQSDAEGFTFTYYHPIASALWLLLLFSTLHIRQRTFWNRFLTVRWLTAVGLISYSLFIWHEPVMLVLHTVGLLPLGAAGFPWALLIVLAAALVAATASYWLIEYPASLLGRLKDAQGRPRDFYPEPALR; this is encoded by the coding sequence ATGACCACCGTCACCGCCCCGCCCCTCCAGGCACGCCCCCGCAAGGGCGCCACGCGCCGCCGTCCCCCCGGCGACATCGACGGCTTCCGCGGCCTGGCCGCCCTCAGCACCGTCGCCTTCCACGTCTGGCAGCAGTACAGCTCCTACGACGCCGGGGGCACCCACCCGCCGGTCGACAACCCCCTCCTCAACGCCGTCCTCTCGCTCGAAGTCATCGACCTCTTCTTCGTCCTGTCGGCGTTCCTGCTGACCCTCTCCTACGCCCGCGCCGCGATCGACGGCGGCTCCACCCGCCCGGCCCGCGCCTTCCTCTTCCGCCGGGCCATCCGCATCCTGCCGCTCTACGTCCTCGCCGTCCTCGTCGTCTGGGCCACCCGCAACCCCACCCTCCCCGGCAACTGGCAGGACCTCTTCGAGCACCTCACCTTCACCCACGTCTTCGACCAGGAACGGATCTTCTACACCCTCGGCCCCACCTGGTCGCTCTCCCTGGAGGTGCTCTTCTACTTTGTCCTCGTCGGCCTCGGCCCGCTCGCCGTCCGTGCCTGCCGGCGCCTGCGCCGCCGCGGCAGCCGGGTGGCGCTCTGCGCGGCTGGCTGCCTCCTCCTCTTCGCCGCACCGCTGGCCTGGATCACCGTCGCGCACTACGCCCTGGGCGTCCCGCACACCGACTGGGTCGCCTACTTCGGCCCACAGGCCCGCTTCGGCGGCTTCGCGGCCGGCATGGGGCTGGCGGTGGCCCTGGCCGCCCTCGGCGACCGGGCCCGCCTCACCCCGCGCACCGCGCTCACCCTCACCGCCCTCGCCCTGGCCGGCCTCTTCGGCCTCTCCCTCCAGTCCGACGCCGAGGGCTTCACCTTCACCTACTACCACCCCATCGCCTCCGCGCTGTGGCTGCTGCTCCTCTTCAGCACCCTCCACATCCGCCAACGGACCTTCTGGAACCGCTTCCTGACGGTCCGTTGGCTCACCGCAGTCGGCCTGATCAGCTACAGCCTGTTCATCTGGCACGAGCCGGTCATGCTCGTGCTGCACACCGTCGGACTGCTGCCGCTGGGCGCGGCCGGCTTCCCCTGGGCCCTGTTGATCGTGCTGGCCGCCGCGCTCGTCGCGGCCACCGCCAGCTACTGGCTCATCGAATACCCGGCCAGCCTGCTGGGTCGCCTCAAGGACGCCCAGGGTCGGCCGCGGGACTTCTACCCGGAGCCGGCCCTGCGGTGA
- a CDS encoding glycosyltransferase codes for MLTSHHADSQGAPTALLGGTDHPTPPVTHPAGHVLVVGTPGPRLERLAHTLRATGHDVSHAPPGEAGPRVRQTPPDAVVALDEPDARHAVDVIREVRTVPAGRALPLLMVTGTPGPAGVADLLRQGADDCIPEVSDPDELSARIEAKLRRVPVPVEQLLRDPRTGLYSGPHFLDELDRELKRPGAARHGGVLAVIGVAELAVLEDRFGPRIRREVAERLAGVADRLGGVCDRHGRDDDGHLLMLLPGVDEEAALRSLDALATTAAGTRFVVADEHVRLTPAIGWLPLTHATDAADAVDQARDAAREALRHRDLRPVRYAPWMRESPNRHRRPPLRALFRPALSAFSPILALLLGIGAPFALYQQAYRAGWDLGSVMYWVVVAGLVLSALLIILECLYALDAPARPELPGAPYPPASAVIAAYLPNEAATIVETVESFLRQDYPGGLEIVLAYNTPHPLPVEDTLREIAARDPRLVLLPVAGSTSKAQNVNAAVSRVRGEFVGIFDADHHPAPHAFRNAWHWLSNGYDVVQGHCVIRNGDSSRIARLVAVEFEAIYAVSHPGRTRLHDFGVFGGSNGFWRTDVLARTRMHGSMLTEDIDSTLRALTRGSRIAVDRTLLSRELAPTTLTALWNQRSRWAQGWLQVSLKHLWRGLRSPILTARQKFGLLVLLGWREIQPWLTLQILPILLYASWKAGGIDHLNWAVPVCVLALLLTLGAGPVQALFAWRLAVPELRARRRWFWSYLLVSTVFYSHFKNMVARQAHLKEALGDRRWRVTPRAQAAKAVARR; via the coding sequence GTGCTCACTTCGCACCACGCAGACTCCCAGGGCGCACCCACCGCTCTGCTCGGCGGAACGGACCACCCCACCCCACCCGTCACCCACCCCGCCGGCCACGTCCTGGTCGTCGGCACCCCGGGCCCCCGTCTGGAACGCCTCGCCCACACCCTCCGCGCCACCGGCCACGACGTCAGCCACGCCCCGCCCGGCGAGGCCGGCCCCCGCGTCCGCCAGACGCCCCCGGACGCCGTCGTCGCCCTCGACGAACCCGACGCCCGGCACGCCGTCGACGTCATCCGCGAGGTGCGCACCGTCCCCGCCGGCCGGGCCCTGCCGCTCCTGATGGTGACCGGCACCCCCGGCCCCGCCGGCGTCGCCGACCTGCTGCGCCAGGGTGCCGACGACTGCATACCCGAGGTCTCCGATCCGGATGAACTCTCCGCCCGCATCGAGGCCAAGCTCCGCCGCGTCCCCGTCCCCGTGGAGCAGTTGCTCCGGGACCCCCGCACCGGCCTCTACTCCGGTCCGCACTTCCTCGACGAGCTCGACCGCGAGCTCAAGCGCCCCGGAGCCGCCCGGCACGGCGGCGTCCTCGCCGTCATCGGCGTCGCCGAACTCGCTGTCCTGGAGGACCGGTTCGGCCCCCGCATCCGCCGTGAGGTCGCCGAGCGCCTGGCCGGCGTCGCCGACCGACTCGGCGGCGTCTGCGACCGCCACGGCCGCGACGACGACGGCCACCTTCTGATGCTCCTCCCCGGCGTCGACGAGGAGGCCGCCCTGCGCAGCCTGGACGCCCTCGCCACCACCGCCGCCGGCACCCGCTTCGTCGTCGCCGACGAGCACGTCCGCCTCACCCCCGCCATCGGCTGGCTCCCGCTCACCCACGCCACCGATGCCGCCGATGCCGTCGACCAGGCCCGCGACGCGGCCCGCGAGGCGCTCCGCCACCGCGACCTGCGCCCCGTCCGCTACGCCCCCTGGATGCGGGAGAGCCCGAACCGCCACCGCCGGCCCCCGCTGCGCGCGTTGTTCCGCCCCGCGCTCTCCGCGTTCTCCCCGATCCTGGCGCTGCTCCTGGGCATCGGTGCGCCGTTCGCCCTCTACCAGCAGGCGTACCGGGCCGGTTGGGACCTCGGCTCGGTCATGTACTGGGTGGTGGTCGCCGGACTGGTGCTCTCCGCGCTGCTGATCATCCTCGAATGCCTCTACGCGCTCGACGCCCCGGCCCGCCCGGAACTCCCCGGCGCCCCCTACCCACCGGCCAGCGCCGTGATCGCCGCGTACCTCCCCAACGAGGCCGCCACCATCGTCGAGACCGTCGAATCGTTCCTGCGCCAGGACTACCCCGGCGGCCTGGAGATCGTCCTCGCCTACAACACGCCGCACCCCCTGCCCGTCGAGGACACCCTCCGCGAGATCGCCGCCCGCGACCCCCGCCTGGTCCTGCTGCCGGTCGCCGGCAGCACCTCCAAGGCGCAGAACGTCAACGCCGCCGTCAGCCGCGTCCGCGGCGAGTTCGTCGGCATCTTCGACGCCGACCACCACCCCGCCCCGCACGCCTTCCGCAACGCCTGGCACTGGCTCTCCAACGGCTACGACGTCGTCCAGGGCCACTGCGTCATCCGCAACGGCGACAGCTCCCGCATCGCCCGGCTCGTCGCCGTCGAGTTCGAGGCGATCTACGCGGTCAGTCACCCCGGTCGCACCCGGCTCCATGACTTCGGCGTCTTCGGCGGCTCCAACGGCTTCTGGCGCACCGACGTCCTCGCCCGCACCCGGATGCACGGCTCCATGCTCACCGAGGACATCGACTCCACCCTCCGCGCCCTGACCCGCGGTTCGCGCATCGCCGTCGACCGCACCCTGCTCTCCCGCGAACTCGCCCCCACCACCCTCACCGCCCTGTGGAACCAGCGCTCCCGCTGGGCCCAGGGCTGGCTCCAGGTCTCCCTCAAACACCTCTGGCGCGGCCTGCGTTCACCAATCTTGACGGCGCGTCAAAAATTCGGCCTGCTCGTGCTGTTGGGCTGGCGCGAGATCCAACCCTGGCTGACCCTGCAGATCCTGCCGATCCTGCTCTACGCGTCCTGGAAGGCCGGCGGCATCGACCACCTCAACTGGGCGGTCCCGGTCTGCGTCCTCGCCCTGCTCCTCACCCTCGGCGCCGGCCCCGTCCAGGCCCTCTTCGCCTGGCGCCTGGCCGTCCCCGAACTCCGCGCCCGCCGCCGCTGGTTCTGGTCCTACCTCCTGGTGTCGACCGTCTTCTACAGCCACTTCAAGAACATGGTCGCCCGCCAGGCCCACCTCAAGGAGGCGCTTGGCGACCGGCGGTGGCGGGTCACCCCCCGCGCCCAGGCCGCCAAGGCGGTGGCCCGCCGATGA
- a CDS encoding transcriptional regulator, whose product MAACGAPVHPEAVEAWEYGSLTPTEPQLFALANVLWCPPAVLMGVQPRSLAEHRMARQVSVERLAQRVGMDPDAYRAAEAANQWHGDYRQTKALVEALGLSLRELIGVMGRFEELAGHLRAAIEGRWKSHIAPITEITTLNRTRVSDALRTMHGEFADFSERYMGHVVGRSGDARLKEIAAERSAYLRRLVDHFWELIGEAGEAPPFNSVR is encoded by the coding sequence ATGGCGGCGTGCGGTGCGCCGGTGCACCCCGAGGCGGTCGAGGCGTGGGAGTACGGCTCCCTGACGCCCACCGAACCTCAACTCTTCGCGCTGGCCAATGTGTTGTGGTGCCCACCGGCGGTCCTGATGGGGGTGCAGCCGCGGTCGCTGGCCGAGCACCGGATGGCCCGGCAGGTGAGCGTGGAGCGGCTCGCGCAGCGGGTGGGGATGGACCCGGACGCGTACCGGGCCGCGGAGGCGGCCAACCAGTGGCACGGCGACTACCGGCAAACCAAGGCGCTGGTGGAGGCGTTGGGTCTGTCGCTGCGCGAACTGATCGGCGTGATGGGGCGGTTCGAGGAGTTGGCCGGGCATCTGCGGGCGGCGATCGAGGGCCGCTGGAAGTCGCACATCGCCCCGATCACCGAGATCACCACGTTGAACCGGACGCGGGTGAGCGATGCGCTGCGCACCATGCACGGCGAGTTCGCGGACTTCTCCGAGCGGTACATGGGGCATGTGGTGGGACGGAGCGGCGACGCCCGGCTGAAGGAGATCGCGGCCGAGCGGTCGGCGTATCTGCGACGGCTGGTCGACCACTTCTGGGAGCTGATCGGGGAGGCGGGCGAGGCGCCGCCGTTCAACTCGGTGCGCTGA
- a CDS encoding nucleobase:cation symporter-2 family protein → MARLARRSPQHIPRQRSHPVDTVLPFGKLALYGFQHVLAFYAAAVIVPIMLGNALGLSREQLVYLINADLFTCGIASVIQAFGIWKIGARLPLVQGVTFTAVSPMIAIGLGAGGGTAGLLVVYGAVITAGIATFLFAPFFSKLVKYFPPVVIGTILTIIGLTLIPQALQDAAGGAQLRGGPEFGDLKNLGYALGTLLFILVLVRIGKPLLSSVAVLLGLVGGTAVAWLLGDADFGAVGNADWFGVSTPFHYGMPKFEPFPILAMVVVMLITMVETTGDVYAIGEITGKPVGNDTVARALRADGVATVLGGIFNSFPYVAFAENIGLVRMSKVMSRFVVVAAGGFMIVLGLLPKAGSVVAAIPHPVLGGAALSMFGMVAAVGIQILGKVDLREERNALILAVSLGAAFLPTAVAPFFARMPQGVRAVLDSGITLGGLTAIALNLLFNVFTRRTSLEIDWDEFAEDEDEGGAGDEGDDGVRAGGGFGAGGAHAPTGPGTAPHAPGGY, encoded by the coding sequence ATGGCACGACTCGCGCGACGATCCCCCCAGCACATTCCCCGGCAGCGGTCCCATCCGGTCGATACCGTCCTCCCGTTCGGGAAACTCGCCCTCTACGGATTCCAGCACGTACTGGCCTTCTACGCCGCCGCGGTCATCGTCCCGATCATGCTCGGCAACGCCCTCGGGCTGTCCCGCGAGCAATTGGTCTACCTCATCAACGCCGACCTCTTCACCTGCGGAATCGCCTCCGTCATCCAGGCGTTCGGCATCTGGAAGATAGGCGCCCGACTGCCGCTCGTCCAGGGCGTCACCTTCACCGCGGTCTCGCCGATGATCGCCATCGGGCTGGGCGCCGGCGGCGGCACCGCCGGGCTGCTGGTGGTCTACGGCGCAGTGATCACCGCCGGTATCGCCACGTTCCTTTTCGCCCCGTTCTTCAGCAAGTTGGTGAAGTATTTCCCGCCGGTGGTGATCGGCACGATCCTCACCATCATCGGCCTGACCCTCATTCCGCAGGCGCTCCAGGACGCGGCCGGCGGCGCCCAGTTGAGGGGCGGGCCGGAATTCGGCGACCTGAAGAACCTCGGATACGCGCTGGGCACCCTGCTGTTCATTCTCGTGCTGGTGCGGATCGGCAAGCCGCTGCTGAGCAGCGTCGCGGTGCTGCTCGGACTGGTCGGCGGCACGGCCGTCGCCTGGCTGCTCGGCGACGCCGATTTCGGCGCGGTGGGGAATGCCGACTGGTTCGGCGTCAGCACGCCGTTCCATTACGGAATGCCCAAGTTCGAGCCGTTCCCGATCCTCGCGATGGTCGTCGTCATGCTGATCACGATGGTGGAGACCACCGGCGACGTCTACGCCATCGGCGAGATCACCGGAAAGCCGGTCGGCAATGACACCGTCGCCCGGGCGCTGCGCGCCGACGGCGTCGCCACCGTCCTCGGCGGGATCTTCAACTCCTTTCCCTATGTGGCGTTCGCCGAGAACATCGGCCTGGTGCGGATGTCGAAGGTGATGAGCCGGTTCGTGGTGGTCGCGGCCGGCGGATTCATGATCGTGCTGGGGCTGTTGCCCAAGGCCGGCTCGGTGGTCGCCGCGATCCCGCACCCGGTGCTCGGCGGCGCGGCGCTGTCCATGTTCGGCATGGTCGCCGCGGTCGGCATCCAGATCCTCGGCAAGGTGGACCTGCGCGAGGAGCGCAACGCCCTGATCCTGGCGGTCAGTTTGGGCGCCGCGTTCCTGCCCACCGCGGTGGCGCCGTTCTTCGCGCGGATGCCGCAGGGCGTCCGGGCGGTGCTCGACAGCGGCATCACCCTCGGCGGCCTGACCGCGATCGCCCTGAACCTCCTCTTCAATGTCTTCACCCGCCGCACGTCGCTGGAGATCGACTGGGACGAGTTCGCCGAGGACGAGGACGAGGGCGGGGCGGGGGACGAGGGCGACGACGGGGTCCGGGCCGGGGGCGGGTTCGGGGCCGGCGGGGCGCACGCGCCGACCGGGCCCGGGACCGCCCCACACGCCCCGGGCGGGTACTGA
- a CDS encoding streptophobe family protein: MSQMRGPAAAGPRNPAPHGAPSALRGWAEALGTAVAGLLTMVLIAALGLWAAGAAGLPNGAFPAVVAAVVVAAAGGSLDATGNAGVIAQAHAAVDAVPLSVTLAGALVTAAVFLRPLRHRALAPAGELLARIVRTAVCWLVLLLLLALAARHTFTISVGNEIADRIGALLGTTPTVGFRADIPATLGYGLLWLLAVLVLTFLVSRKVPLSPRLLRFQDSVRPAAFAMVLTLLVYVALGLVVGIVELITRGDPARTLAAILLGLPNLAWLALGIGTGGAWTGHVDAALGLPLPHVLAQALRGHGERTLDLGSLGAQDGRYWLLVAVAAVVLLGAAYTAAVRAPARTPAWRHALVMAVALALTLLAVGLLTRIDAHYGLSLIGVGDLGGDLGDSVTLVPQLGRLVAVGAAWGLVTGFIGALAARRARHPGEARDANQARPRGG; this comes from the coding sequence GTGAGCCAGATGCGCGGCCCGGCTGCGGCCGGCCCCCGGAACCCGGCACCGCACGGCGCCCCGTCCGCCCTCCGCGGCTGGGCGGAGGCCCTCGGCACCGCCGTGGCGGGCCTGCTCACCATGGTGCTGATCGCCGCGCTCGGCCTGTGGGCGGCGGGCGCGGCCGGGCTGCCGAACGGCGCCTTCCCCGCGGTGGTCGCGGCCGTCGTCGTCGCCGCGGCCGGCGGCTCGCTCGACGCGACCGGCAACGCCGGGGTGATCGCCCAGGCCCATGCCGCCGTCGACGCCGTACCGCTGTCGGTGACCCTCGCCGGCGCCCTGGTCACCGCCGCCGTCTTCCTGCGGCCGCTGCGCCACCGCGCGCTCGCCCCGGCCGGCGAACTGCTCGCCCGGATCGTGCGGACCGCGGTGTGCTGGCTGGTCCTGCTGCTCCTGCTGGCGCTCGCCGCCCGGCACACCTTCACCATCAGCGTCGGCAACGAGATCGCCGACCGGATCGGCGCCCTCCTCGGCACCACCCCGACCGTCGGCTTCCGCGCCGACATCCCCGCCACCCTCGGCTACGGGCTGCTGTGGCTGCTCGCCGTCCTGGTGCTGACCTTCCTCGTCTCCCGCAAGGTCCCGCTCTCCCCCCGGCTGCTCCGCTTCCAGGACTCCGTCCGCCCGGCGGCCTTCGCGATGGTGCTGACGCTGCTGGTCTACGTCGCGCTCGGGCTGGTCGTCGGCATCGTCGAGTTGATCACCCGCGGCGACCCGGCGCGGACCCTCGCGGCGATCCTGCTCGGGCTGCCGAACCTGGCCTGGCTCGCGCTGGGCATCGGCACCGGCGGCGCCTGGACCGGGCACGTCGACGCGGCCCTCGGGCTGCCGCTGCCGCACGTGTTGGCGCAGGCGCTGCGCGGCCACGGGGAGCGCACCCTCGACCTCGGCTCGCTCGGCGCCCAGGACGGGCGGTACTGGCTGCTGGTGGCGGTGGCCGCGGTGGTCTTGCTCGGCGCCGCGTACACCGCGGCGGTCCGCGCTCCGGCCCGGACGCCCGCCTGGCGGCACGCCCTGGTGATGGCGGTGGCGCTCGCGCTCACCCTGCTCGCGGTCGGGCTGCTGACCCGGATCGACGCGCACTACGGGCTCTCCCTGATCGGCGTCGGCGACCTCGGCGGGGACCTGGGCGACTCGGTCACCCTGGTACCGCAGCTCGGGCGGCTGGTGGCGGTGGGCGCGGCCTGGGGGCTGGTCACCGGGTTCATCGGCGCCCTGGCGGCGCGTCGGGCCCGGCACCCCGGAGAGGCCCGGGACGCCAACCAGGCGCGGCCACGGGGAGGTTGA
- a CDS encoding L,D-transpeptidase, protein MHAGTRRHTARLIPAALAAGLLLTACGNGADSSRAAEPTAKVTVSPAGGSTAAKLGSPISVKADGGKLTAVDVKDDKGAKVPGKLAADGGSWTSEGKVRPKTTYTVQTEAKSTGGKESKATATFTTEQPDKVNKLTNTPGNGQTVGTGMPVSIKFDHKVAKDKRAEVEKALTVTSQPKVEGAWGWVTDWDGSDRIDWRPKDPWPSGTKVSVKGALGGIDSGDGRYFARDYDFDFAIGADHKAVIDVPSHSMTLYENGKPVDTIKGSAGSPEAPTRNGIHTVRSKNASETMDSATIGYGNQWMLDSKWVTHLTASGTFLHSAPWNKSIGVVNNSHGCFGMTTSDAKKAYDFLTIGSTVEVKGSSSTAKTDVGNGLEVWQENWQQWQQRSALK, encoded by the coding sequence GTGCACGCCGGAACACGTCGCCACACCGCCCGGTTGATACCCGCCGCGCTCGCCGCGGGGCTGCTGCTGACCGCGTGTGGGAACGGCGCCGACTCCTCCCGGGCGGCGGAGCCGACGGCCAAGGTGACCGTCTCCCCGGCCGGCGGCAGCACCGCCGCGAAACTGGGCTCGCCGATATCCGTCAAGGCCGACGGGGGCAAGCTGACCGCGGTCGACGTCAAGGACGACAAGGGTGCCAAGGTTCCCGGCAAGTTGGCCGCCGACGGCGGGTCCTGGACGTCCGAGGGCAAGGTCCGGCCGAAGACCACCTACACCGTGCAGACCGAGGCGAAGTCGACCGGCGGCAAGGAGTCCAAGGCCACCGCGACCTTCACCACCGAGCAGCCGGACAAGGTCAACAAGCTCACCAACACCCCGGGGAACGGCCAGACGGTCGGCACCGGCATGCCGGTCTCGATCAAGTTCGACCACAAGGTGGCGAAGGACAAGCGCGCCGAGGTCGAGAAGGCGCTGACGGTCACCAGCCAGCCGAAGGTGGAGGGTGCCTGGGGCTGGGTGACGGACTGGGACGGCAGCGACCGGATCGACTGGCGGCCCAAGGACCCCTGGCCGAGCGGCACCAAGGTCTCCGTGAAGGGCGCGCTGGGCGGGATAGATTCCGGCGACGGCCGCTACTTCGCCCGGGACTACGACTTCGACTTCGCGATAGGCGCCGACCACAAGGCCGTCATCGACGTGCCCTCGCACAGCATGACCCTGTACGAGAACGGCAAGCCGGTCGACACCATCAAGGGCTCGGCGGGCTCCCCCGAGGCCCCCACCCGCAACGGCATCCACACCGTCCGCAGCAAGAACGCCTCCGAGACCATGGACTCCGCCACCATCGGCTACGGCAACCAGTGGATGCTGGACTCGAAGTGGGTCACCCACCTCACCGCGTCCGGCACCTTCCTGCACTCCGCGCCCTGGAACAAGTCCATCGGCGTGGTCAACAACAGCCACGGCTGCTTCGGCATGACGACCTCGGACGCCAAGAAGGCGTACGACTTCCTCACGATCGGCTCCACGGTCGAGGTCAAGGGCAGCAGCAGCACCGCGAAGACCGACGTCGGCAACGGCCTGGAGGTCTGGCAGGAGAACTGGCAGCAGTGGCAGCAGCGGAGCGCCCTGAAGTAG
- a CDS encoding COG4315 family predicted lipoprotein, translated as MRNPVSVAGVAAGVALVVAALGGCANQGGGTAPSRTQTPSATGPVTASAAPTTPPPGPVAVHARSGPLGTLLVDGQGRTLYLFEADGERESTCYGACAERWPPVLVSGAPTAGAGVKKELLGTITRRDGGREVAYDGQPLYYFDGDKRPGDAKGQGADDHGGKWYVLAPSGDRITKPAPSASPSGGR; from the coding sequence ATGAGGAACCCCGTCAGCGTGGCCGGCGTCGCGGCCGGCGTCGCCCTGGTCGTCGCGGCGCTCGGCGGATGCGCCAACCAGGGTGGCGGGACGGCCCCTTCGCGGACCCAGACGCCGTCGGCCACCGGCCCGGTCACCGCCAGCGCCGCGCCGACCACCCCGCCGCCCGGGCCGGTCGCGGTGCACGCCCGCTCCGGGCCGCTCGGCACCCTCCTCGTCGACGGACAGGGCCGCACGCTCTACCTCTTCGAGGCGGACGGGGAGCGCGAGTCGACCTGTTACGGCGCCTGCGCCGAGCGTTGGCCGCCGGTGCTGGTGAGCGGGGCGCCGACGGCCGGCGCCGGGGTGAAGAAGGAACTGCTGGGGACGATCACCCGTCGGGACGGCGGCCGGGAGGTCGCCTATGACGGGCAACCGCTCTACTACTTCGACGGGGACAAGCGGCCCGGCGACGCCAAGGGCCAGGGCGCGGACGACCACGGCGGGAAGTGGTACGTCCTGGCCCCCTCGGGCGACCGGATCACCAAGCCGGCACCGAGCGCCAGCCCCAGCGGCGGGCGCTGA
- a CDS encoding aldo/keto reductase: MRYTLFGKTGLRVSELALGTMTFGEDWGWGAAKDTSARLLDAYADAGGNFLDTANNYTGGTSETILGELLAGRRDRFVLASKYTCATAEGDVNAGGNHRKNLVRSVEASLRRLTTDRLDVLWVHARDNFTPVEEVMRALDDLVRSGKVLYLGVSDWPAWEIAQANTLAELRGWTAFAGSQLRYNLLERTVERELLPQARAFDQAVLAWAPLAAGKLTGKYRRGESGRLDGHDGDNRADHNEEETVTAVLEIAEQGGWSPAQVALAWLRQRPGNIVPIIGATKEHQLADNLGSVDVVLDADALARLDATSAVPLGFPHAFLREPGITQTVYGDRWSAIEDRRSTYRRTVHDIR, from the coding sequence GTGCGGTACACACTGTTCGGCAAGACCGGCCTGCGGGTGAGCGAACTGGCCCTGGGCACCATGACGTTCGGCGAGGACTGGGGCTGGGGCGCGGCCAAGGACACCAGCGCGCGCCTCCTCGACGCCTACGCCGACGCCGGCGGCAACTTCCTCGACACCGCCAACAACTACACCGGCGGCACCTCCGAGACGATCCTCGGCGAGCTGCTCGCCGGCCGCCGGGACCGCTTCGTGCTGGCCAGCAAGTACACCTGCGCCACCGCCGAGGGCGACGTCAACGCCGGCGGCAACCACCGCAAGAACCTCGTCCGGTCCGTCGAGGCCAGCCTGCGCCGGCTCACCACCGACCGGCTCGACGTGCTGTGGGTGCACGCCCGGGACAACTTCACCCCCGTCGAGGAGGTGATGCGCGCCCTGGACGACCTCGTGCGGTCCGGCAAGGTGCTCTACCTCGGCGTCTCGGACTGGCCCGCCTGGGAGATCGCCCAGGCCAACACCCTGGCCGAGCTGCGCGGCTGGACCGCCTTCGCCGGCTCGCAGCTCCGCTACAACCTGCTGGAGCGGACCGTGGAGCGCGAACTGCTGCCGCAGGCCCGCGCCTTCGACCAGGCGGTCCTCGCCTGGGCCCCGCTCGCCGCCGGCAAACTCACCGGCAAGTACCGGCGCGGCGAGTCCGGCCGGCTCGACGGCCACGACGGGGACAACCGCGCCGACCACAACGAGGAGGAGACCGTCACCGCCGTCCTGGAGATCGCCGAACAGGGCGGTTGGAGCCCCGCCCAGGTCGCGCTCGCCTGGCTGCGCCAGCGCCCCGGCAACATCGTCCCGATCATCGGCGCCACCAAGGAGCACCAACTGGCCGACAACCTCGGCAGCGTCGACGTGGTGCTCGACGCCGACGCCCTGGCGCGACTCGACGCCACCAGCGCGGTTCCGCTCGGCTTCCCACACGCCTTCCTCCGCGAACCGGGCATCACCCAGACCGTTTACGGCGACCGCTGGTCGGCCATCGAGGACCGCCGCTCCACCTACCGGCGCACCGTCCACGACATCCGCTGA